The proteins below come from a single Excalfactoria chinensis isolate bCotChi1 chromosome 7, bCotChi1.hap2, whole genome shotgun sequence genomic window:
- the ASDURF gene encoding ASNSD1 upstream open reading frame protein: MSRREEEECAELGRKEELSRRIKEQKVVVDELSNLKKNRKVYKQQPNSNIFFLVDRTETLSQCKNTLDQLKKEHQELENSEKNKVKK, encoded by the exons ATGTcgcggcgggaggaggaggagtgcGCCGAGCTGGGCCGTAAGGAGGAGCTGAGTCGGAGG attaaGGAACAGAAGGTTGTAGTTGATGAGCTTTCGAATTTAAAGAAGAACAGG aaagtTTATAAGCAGCAACCCAATAGCAACATATTCTTCCTTGTAGACCGAACAGAAACACTGTCTCAATGCAAAA ATACATTAGATCAATTAAAGAAAGAACATCAAGAATTGGAAAACTCGGAGAAGAATAAAGTCAAGAAATAG
- the OSGEPL1 gene encoding tRNA N6-adenosine threonylcarbamoyltransferase, mitochondrial isoform X2 → MEAHALTIRLTEQVEFPFLVLLLSGGHCILAVARGVSDFLLLGQTIDIAPGDMLDKVARRLSLVKHPECHGMAGGKAIEHLAQNGDGHQYTFRLPMQQYRNCDFSFSGLQNLVNKAIFQKEKEEGIQEGEILSCVKDIAAAVQHVVAAHIIQRTHRAMLFCIKNSILLPKSATLVVSGGVASNQYIRKGLQTLAHANGFAFLSPPPRLCTDNGVMIAWNGIERLRAGCGILYSTDGIRYEPKAPLGIDISKRVEEDSIKVPRLRKIQWSAR, encoded by the exons AGAGCAAGTGGAATTTCCCTTCTTGGTTCTTTTACTCTCCGGAGGTCATTGCATCTTGGCAGTAGCACGAGGAGTTTCAGATTTCCTTCTGCTCGGACAGACCATCGATATAGCACCGGGTGACATGCTGGATAAG GTAGCGAGAAGGCTCTCTTTAGTAAAGCACCCGGAGTGCCACGGCATGGCTGGGGGGAAGGCAATAGAGCACCTGGCTCAAAATGGAGACGGGCACCAGTACACGTTCAGACTTCCCATGCAGCAGTATCGgaactgtgatttttctttttctggactTCAGAACCTTGTCAACAAAgccatttttcagaaagaaaaagaagaag GTATTCAAGAAGGTGAAATCCTGTCTTGTGTTAAGGACATCGCTGCTGCTGTACAGCACGTAGTGGCTGCTCATATTATCCAGAGGACGCACCGAGCCATGCTTTTCTGCATAAAAAACAGCATATTATTACCCAAATCTGCAACTCTG GTTGTATCGGGAGGAGTTGCAAGTAATCAGTATATCAGAAAAGGCCTGCAGACTCTGGCTCATGcaaatggttttgcttttctgtcacCTCCTCCAAGACTGTGCACTGACAATGGTGTTATGATCGCATG GAATGGCATTGAAAGGCTGCGTGCAGGATGTGGTATTCTATATAGTACAGATGGCATCCGCTACGAACCAAA AGCTCCCCTTGGAATTGATATTTCAAAAAGAGTTGAAGAGGATTCCATCAAAGTGCCAAGACTGAGGAAGATACAATGGTCAGCACGTTAA
- the OSGEPL1 gene encoding tRNA N6-adenosine threonylcarbamoyltransferase, mitochondrial isoform X3, which yields MLDKVARRLSLVKHPECHGMAGGKAIEHLAQNGDGHQYTFRLPMQQYRNCDFSFSGLQNLVNKAIFQKEKEEGIQEGEILSCVKDIAAAVQHVVAAHIIQRTHRAMLFCIKNSILLPKSATLVVSGGVASNQYIRKGLQTLAHANGFAFLSPPPRLCTDNGVMIAWNGIERLRAGCGILYSTDGIRYEPKAPLGIDISKRVEEDSIKVPRLRKIQWSAR from the exons ATGCTGGATAAG GTAGCGAGAAGGCTCTCTTTAGTAAAGCACCCGGAGTGCCACGGCATGGCTGGGGGGAAGGCAATAGAGCACCTGGCTCAAAATGGAGACGGGCACCAGTACACGTTCAGACTTCCCATGCAGCAGTATCGgaactgtgatttttctttttctggactTCAGAACCTTGTCAACAAAgccatttttcagaaagaaaaagaagaag GTATTCAAGAAGGTGAAATCCTGTCTTGTGTTAAGGACATCGCTGCTGCTGTACAGCACGTAGTGGCTGCTCATATTATCCAGAGGACGCACCGAGCCATGCTTTTCTGCATAAAAAACAGCATATTATTACCCAAATCTGCAACTCTG GTTGTATCGGGAGGAGTTGCAAGTAATCAGTATATCAGAAAAGGCCTGCAGACTCTGGCTCATGcaaatggttttgcttttctgtcacCTCCTCCAAGACTGTGCACTGACAATGGTGTTATGATCGCATG GAATGGCATTGAAAGGCTGCGTGCAGGATGTGGTATTCTATATAGTACAGATGGCATCCGCTACGAACCAAA AGCTCCCCTTGGAATTGATATTTCAAAAAGAGTTGAAGAGGATTCCATCAAAGTGCCAAGACTGAGGAAGATACAATGGTCAGCACGTTAA
- the ASNSD1 gene encoding asparagine synthetase domain-containing protein 1 has protein sequence MCGICCVVALSGQRTIYDHFNEDLHHLLRRRGPDSSQQLIKTVCEPSYECLFSGHVLHLRGLMTPQPLEDVNNNVFLWNGEIFNGVHVGDSQNDTEVMFHHLGLCSSEADILLLFSSLRGPWSFIYYQASGHSLWFGRDYFGRRSLLWQLGNVNDSVFCLSSVSVNSESCHQCQEVPASGIFKMDLKDYATTKSLSLTLFPWKYSCTEKTEEEIFIDILGQVSKDLPNHITVKMNESKMCLSAPVTPLNRTISVASVEHASTDSSDASHTVSIQTLEGYLAEERKKILVHQFIDVLDEAVRKRVLLLFRGEDQGTREVEGVCPRKAHVAVLFSGGVDSMVIAALADRHIPLEEPIDLLNVAFMTKEPTKRTGATKNCVRQEMQLNLHYGQENLEDLNAKTGDDLSCFDVPDRVTGRAGLKELEALNPARTWNFVEINVTLKELKEMRRRFIHHLIYPLDTVLDDSIGCAIWFASRGQGHINKKGEMKPYKSPAKVVLTGIGADEQLAGYSRHRVCFKKCGPEGLNKELEMELGRISSRNLGRDDRIIGDHGKEARFPFMDEDVVSFLNSLPISEKADLTLPRGIGEKLILRLGAKELGLEAASILPKRAVQFGSRIAKLESNNEKAYHTCSRLKLLQ, from the exons ATGTGTGGTAtttgttgtgttgttgcttTATCTGGCCAGCGTACTATTTATGATCACTTTAATGAGGATCTGCACCATCTTCTTAGAAGAAGAGGACCAGACAGCAGCCAACAGTTGATAAAGACTGTGTGTGAGCCATCGTATGAGTGTCTTTTCTCTGGCCACGTGCTTCATCTGAGGGGACTGATGACTCCTCAGCCTCTGGAAGATGTCAATAacaatgttttcctttggaatggAGAAATTTTTAACGGAGTACATGTAGGAGATTCACAGAACGACACTGAAGTTATGTTTCATCATCTTGGACTGTGCAGTAGTGAAGCTGATATTTTATTGCTCTTCTCATCGCTCCGGGGTCCGtggtcttttatttattatcaagCATCTGGACACAGCTTATGGTTTGGTAGAGATTATTTTGGTCGTCGTAGTTTGCTTTGGCAGTTGGGTAATGTGAATGATAGCGTTTTCTGTCTCTCATCTGTGAGTGTGAATTCAGAATCTTGTCACCAATGTCAAGAAGTCCCAGCATCTGGAATTTTCAAGATGGATCTGAAAGACTACGCGACAACTAAATCCTTGTCTTTAACGTTGTTTCCGTGGAAGTACAGTTGcactgagaaaactgaagaagaaatattcaTTGATATTCTGGGTCAGGTTTCTAAAGACTTACCAAATCACATCACCGTTAAGATGAATGAGTCCAAGATGTGTCTCAGCGCACCGGTAACCCCCTTAAACAGAACCATTTCTGTAGCCTCAGTTGAACATGCAAGCACTGATAGCAGCGACGCTAGCCACACGGTTTCCATACAAACTTTAGAGGGATATCTTGCAGAGGAACGCAAGAAAATACTGGTCCATCAGTTTATTGATGTTTTAGACGAAGCAGTGAGGAAACGAGTTTTATTACTGTTCAGAGGTGAAGATCAGGGAACAAGAGAAGTGGAGGGTGTTTGTCCCAGGAAGGCTCATGTTGCAGTGCTCTTTTCTGGTGGTGTTGACTCTATGGTTATTGCAGCCCTTGCTGATCGACACATTCCTTTGGAGGAGCCAATTGATCTTCTCAATGTAGCTTTCATGACAAAAGAGCCTACTAAGCGAACAGGCGCCACTAAAAACTGTGTCAGGCAGGAAATGCAGCTGAATTTGCATTATGGTCAAGAAAATCTTGAAGATCTCAATGCTAAAACTGGTGATGATTTATCTTGCTTTGACGTTCCTGACAGAGTTACTGGTAGGGCAGGGCTGAAAGAACTGGAAGCCCTTAACCCTGCAAGAACCTGGAACTTTGTGGAAATTAATGTCACCCTaaaggaactgaaagaaatgagaaggcGATTCATTCATCACTTAATTTATCCTCTGGATACGGTTTTGGATGATAGTATTGGCTGTGCTATCTGGTTTGCTTCCAGAGGACAGGGTCATATTaataagaaaggagaaatgaagcCATATAAAAGTCCTGCAAAG GTTGTGCTTACAGGCATTGGAGCAGACGAGCAGCTCGCTGGCTATTCCCGGCACCGTGTTTGCTTCAAGAAATGTGGCCCAGAAGGTCTGAATAAGGAACTTGAAATGGAGTTAGGTCGCATTTCTTCTAGAAATCTTGGTAGAGACGACAGGATTATTGGTGATCACGGGAAAGAAGCCAG GTTTCCTTTTATGGATGAAGATGTGGTTTCATTCCTCAATTCTCTGCCCATCTCAGAAAAAGCGGACTTGACTTTACCTCGAGGAATTGGTGAGAAACTGATTCTGCGCCTTGGAGCCAAGGAACTTGGCCTTGAAGCTGCAAGCATTTTGCCAAAAAGGGCTGTGCAGTTTGGATCTCGGATTGCAAAACTGGAGAGCAACAATGAAAAAGCTTACCACACATGCAGCAGACTGAAGTTATTGCAGTAG